In Leisingera methylohalidivorans DSM 14336, a single genomic region encodes these proteins:
- a CDS encoding transporter substrate-binding domain-containing protein yields the protein MKKYIAAAAMGLLAFAATSAAAETCGGVYAVQPGDSLSVIADKLYKDAGKWSAIHSRNIDTIGPKPSGLRAGMALSLACLEGLPLGLDGGKEISASVPVEAKPVQIAFGSAEVRHRINLLTADDFAPFTGKDLHNGGMMTDVLNAAMRHADPEQGYAVHWVDLWTAHEEPLLSNALLDAGFPWYKPDCENSPEEPRCENFLFSDPMFEVLVLMFTDKARPLAFTKDEDLFGKTFCRPQGYETYLFEQQGRHWLRDGKVEVVQPLTTAECYAMVLDGKADAVVMNEFTGRAQIKELGLSDRFDAVPEPISIQALHVIVHKSHPKAQQLMEMVNASLRGIRQNGTYQAIIEDHMARVWAGY from the coding sequence ATGAAGAAATACATTGCAGCCGCTGCCATGGGCCTGCTTGCCTTTGCAGCCACTTCCGCTGCGGCCGAGACCTGCGGCGGGGTCTATGCCGTGCAGCCGGGCGACAGCCTGTCGGTGATCGCGGACAAGCTGTACAAGGACGCGGGCAAATGGAGCGCGATCCACAGCCGCAACATTGATACCATCGGCCCCAAGCCAAGTGGCTTGCGTGCCGGCATGGCTCTGTCGCTGGCCTGTCTTGAGGGCCTGCCTCTGGGCCTGGACGGCGGCAAGGAAATCTCAGCCAGCGTGCCGGTCGAGGCCAAACCGGTGCAGATCGCCTTTGGCAGCGCCGAGGTGCGCCACCGCATCAACCTGCTGACCGCGGATGACTTTGCCCCCTTCACCGGCAAGGACCTGCACAACGGCGGCATGATGACCGACGTGCTGAATGCCGCAATGCGCCATGCCGATCCGGAGCAGGGCTACGCCGTGCATTGGGTCGACCTGTGGACGGCGCATGAAGAGCCGCTGCTGTCGAACGCGCTGCTGGACGCGGGCTTCCCCTGGTACAAGCCGGACTGCGAAAACAGCCCCGAAGAACCGCGCTGCGAGAATTTCCTGTTCTCGGATCCGATGTTCGAAGTGCTGGTGCTGATGTTCACCGACAAGGCGCGGCCCCTGGCCTTCACCAAGGACGAAGACCTGTTCGGCAAGACCTTCTGCCGTCCGCAGGGCTATGAGACGTATCTGTTCGAACAGCAGGGCCGCCACTGGCTGCGCGACGGCAAGGTCGAGGTGGTGCAGCCGCTGACCACCGCCGAATGCTACGCGATGGTGCTGGACGGCAAGGCGGATGCGGTTGTGATGAACGAATTCACCGGCCGTGCGCAGATCAAGGAGCTGGGCCTGTCGGACCGTTTTGATGCGGTGCCGGAGCCGATTTCGATCCAGGCGCTGCATGTGATTGTCCACAAGTCTCACCCCAAGGCCCAGCAGCTGATGGAGATGGTCAACGCGTCGCTGCGCGGCATCCGCCAGAACGGCACCTATCAGGCGATCATCGAAGATCACATGGCCAGGGTCTGGGCCGGATATTGA
- a CDS encoding methylated-DNA--[protein]-cysteine S-methyltransferase, translated as MVSDSLETPVGALSVTERDGAIVRLAWSAQSTGRSALLDSALAQLRAYFAGELTEFDLPLLVEGSDFQRMVCDAMLAIPLGETRTYGDIARELSAPPQPVGNACGSNPIPVIIPCHRVLSATGLGGFSGSGGVETKVALLKHEGAASLLI; from the coding sequence ATGGTTTCAGACAGTCTTGAAACACCCGTCGGGGCGCTCAGCGTGACGGAACGCGACGGCGCCATCGTGCGGCTCGCCTGGTCCGCGCAGTCAACCGGCCGATCGGCGCTGCTGGACAGCGCCCTGGCGCAGCTGCGCGCGTATTTTGCCGGCGAGCTGACAGAGTTCGACCTGCCATTGCTGGTGGAGGGATCGGACTTTCAGCGAATGGTTTGCGATGCGATGCTGGCAATCCCCCTGGGGGAAACCCGTACTTATGGCGATATTGCCCGGGAGCTGAGCGCGCCGCCGCAGCCGGTTGGCAATGCCTGCGGCAGCAACCCGATTCCGGTGATCATCCCCTGCCACCGGGTGCTGAGTGCAACGGGCCTGGGCGGATTTTCCGGGTCGGGCGGGGTCGAAACCAAAGTCGCGCTTCTGAAACACGAGGGCGCCGCCAGCCTGCTGATCTGA
- a CDS encoding tyrosine recombinase XerC: MTLISPACRDALQLWLERLGGLEDASANTLTAYRSDVSAFLAFMTAHSGGPQGLGALARITTADMRAWMASERGSGTGARSLARKLSAVKTFYRWLAEREGFEPAAVLSARAPKFQRKLPRPLAPDAAKAVLETVELQSQTGWVAARDAAVVTLLYGCGLRISEALGLTGADAPLPPVLRILGKGRKERVVPVLPAARDAVDRYLSLCPHPQEAGAPLFRGVRGGALNPRQIQGVMARTRAQLGLPATATPHALRHSFATHLLEAGGDLRAIQELLGHASLSTTQAYTAVDTTHLMEVYMRAHPKA, from the coding sequence ATGACACTGATCTCCCCGGCTTGCCGCGACGCCCTGCAGCTTTGGCTGGAGCGTTTGGGCGGGCTGGAGGATGCCTCTGCCAACACGCTGACCGCCTATCGCAGCGATGTCAGCGCTTTTCTGGCCTTTATGACAGCGCATTCCGGCGGCCCCCAGGGCCTGGGTGCGCTGGCCCGGATCACCACTGCTGATATGCGCGCCTGGATGGCGTCGGAGCGCGGCTCCGGCACGGGGGCCCGCTCGCTGGCGCGCAAACTGTCCGCAGTGAAGACCTTTTACCGCTGGCTGGCGGAGCGCGAAGGGTTTGAGCCTGCGGCGGTGCTGTCCGCCCGGGCGCCGAAATTCCAGAGGAAACTGCCCCGCCCGCTGGCGCCGGATGCCGCCAAGGCGGTGCTGGAAACGGTAGAGCTGCAATCGCAAACCGGCTGGGTCGCGGCGCGGGATGCGGCGGTGGTGACGCTGCTTTACGGCTGCGGGCTGCGGATCTCCGAGGCGCTGGGACTGACTGGCGCCGACGCGCCGCTGCCGCCGGTGCTGCGCATCCTGGGCAAGGGCAGGAAAGAACGCGTGGTGCCGGTGCTGCCCGCCGCGCGCGATGCAGTGGATCGCTACCTTTCACTGTGCCCGCATCCGCAGGAGGCGGGCGCACCGCTGTTCCGCGGGGTGCGGGGCGGCGCGCTGAACCCGCGCCAGATCCAGGGGGTGATGGCCCGCACCCGCGCCCAGCTGGGCCTGCCCGCGACCGCAACGCCGCACGCCCTGCGCCACAGCTTTGCCACCCATCTGCTGGAGGCCGGCGGCGATTTGAGGGCCATTCAGGAATTACTGGGGCACGCCTCGCTATCGACCACCCAGGCCTATACGGCGGTGGACACCACCCATCTGATGGAGGTCTACATGCGGGCGCATCCCAAGGCATGA
- a CDS encoding GNAT family N-acetyltransferase — protein MTLVLRAATPLDAGSAGEILYRFQQDTEWMPKLYTSAEAVSFCGQMIDRGWVTVAVRHRRVLGFLARDGAEVCALYLAPGACGQGAGKALLDAAKAAAPRLVLHTFAANARAQRFYQREGFAETGRADGASNEEGLPAITYEWRSCQEAAA, from the coding sequence GTGACCCTCGTCTTGCGCGCAGCAACACCCCTTGATGCCGGTTCGGCGGGGGAGATCCTCTACCGTTTCCAACAGGACACCGAATGGATGCCGAAGCTGTACACATCCGCCGAGGCGGTCTCCTTCTGCGGCCAGATGATCGACCGCGGCTGGGTCACCGTGGCGGTGCGGCACAGACGCGTGCTGGGCTTTCTGGCCCGGGACGGCGCCGAGGTCTGCGCGCTTTACCTGGCGCCGGGCGCCTGCGGGCAGGGGGCAGGCAAGGCGCTTCTGGATGCCGCCAAGGCTGCCGCACCGCGGCTGGTGCTCCACACATTTGCCGCCAATGCCCGTGCACAGCGGTTTTATCAGCGGGAAGGCTTTGCCGAGACCGGCCGCGCCGATGGCGCAAGCAACGAGGAAGGCCTGCCGGCCATCACCTATGAATGGCGCAGCTGCCAGGAGGCGGCGGCATGA
- a CDS encoding transporter substrate-binding domain-containing protein, whose product MLNSFCRRVPGYVLGLGLLLGLLPSVALAICDVEYVAQPGDNLFSIAETHYGDRERWTMIYYRNQDVLAGSSVVPGRKLQIPCVKQASEPDATPLRRRGAEMTLLTGGGYAPFTDRGLPGQGMVTELVNAALELAPSPVSYAINWEDDWSKHLFPMLDQKEFDMGFPWLKPDCAAEPDNERCANFHFSDPVMALPIMLFVRQDNQFAFAEDSDIEGKTLCRPKGYFTHDLNRAGRGWLDDGKITLVQPQSPADCFRMVSERQVDAVAVNLFLGASSIVREGLRDTVLPLEKPLSEEGLHVVISKRHWRGTSHLYRINAGLKKLRHSGRFEDIMSRHLELFWAQLQ is encoded by the coding sequence ATGCTGAACAGCTTCTGCCGCCGCGTGCCGGGCTATGTCTTGGGCCTCGGGCTGCTGCTGGGGCTGCTGCCCTCGGTAGCCCTGGCGATCTGCGATGTGGAATATGTCGCGCAGCCGGGGGACAACCTGTTTTCGATCGCAGAAACCCATTATGGCGACCGCGAGCGCTGGACCATGATTTACTACCGAAACCAGGATGTTCTGGCCGGTTCGTCGGTGGTGCCGGGCCGCAAGCTGCAGATCCCCTGCGTCAAGCAGGCGAGCGAACCGGACGCCACCCCGCTGCGCAGGCGGGGGGCGGAGATGACGCTGCTGACCGGCGGCGGCTATGCTCCCTTCACCGACCGCGGGCTGCCGGGCCAGGGCATGGTGACCGAGCTGGTCAATGCGGCGCTGGAACTGGCGCCTTCGCCGGTATCTTACGCGATCAACTGGGAGGATGATTGGTCCAAGCATCTGTTCCCGATGCTGGACCAAAAGGAATTCGATATGGGCTTTCCCTGGCTTAAACCGGATTGCGCGGCGGAGCCGGACAATGAGCGCTGCGCGAATTTCCACTTCTCGGACCCGGTGATGGCGCTGCCGATCATGCTGTTTGTGCGGCAGGACAATCAGTTCGCCTTTGCGGAAGACAGCGACATCGAGGGCAAAACCCTGTGCCGCCCCAAGGGCTATTTCACGCATGATTTGAACCGCGCCGGCCGCGGCTGGCTGGACGACGGCAAGATCACCCTGGTGCAGCCGCAATCACCGGCCGACTGTTTCCGCATGGTGTCCGAGCGCCAGGTGGATGCGGTGGCGGTGAACCTGTTTCTGGGCGCCAGCTCCATCGTCCGGGAAGGTCTGCGGGACACGGTGCTGCCGCTGGAAAAACCGCTCTCCGAGGAAGGTTTGCACGTGGTGATTTCCAAACGCCACTGGCGCGGCACCTCGCATCTTTACCGGATCAACGCGGGATTGAAAAAACTGCGCCACAGCGGCCGGTTTGAAGACATCATGTCGCGCCACCTGGAGCTGTTCTGGGCTCAGCTGCAGTGA
- the ileS gene encoding isoleucine--tRNA ligase — protein MCADTPQTPDYKDTLNLPKTAFPMRAGLPKREPAWLERWAEIGVYDRLREKAAAAKGTDGARRPFTLHDGPPYANGHLHIGHALNKTIKDMIVRSHQMMGFDARYVPGWDCHGLPIEWKIEEQYRKKGKNKDAVPVVEFRQECRAFADAWVDVQREEFKRIGITGNWDNPYLTMNYHAEAVIADEFMKFLMNGTLYQGSKPVMWSPVEKTALAEAEVEYHDKESFTIWVKFKVAEAGGFVPADGEDADFAGADAALVAQDLEGAHVVIWTTTPWTIPSNKAVVYGAEIAYGLYEVTGTPEECWASTGERFLLADNLAADVFKRARLGEDQYTRLRGVSADELSSLSLKHPLAGVEGSNGEWDGIRDFRAAPFVTDTEGTGFVHCAPSHGMEEFELYRDLGMLEQVITYNVMDDGGFRADLPFFGGKYILNRKGGEGDANKAVIDKLAEVGGLLARGKIKHSYPHSWRSKAPIIYRNTPQWFASVDRKLDDGMDEMGTSIRERALRSIDELVKWWPQTGRNRLHSMIESRPDWVLSRQRAWGVPLTCFTKKGALPTDADFLLRNDEVNKRIVAEFDAHGADVWYQEGFKAKVLDGIVEADAYDQVFDVLDVWFDSGSTHAFVLRDREDGTEDGIADVYMEGTDQHRGWFHSSLLQACGTKGRAPYRNVVTHGFTLDEKGMKMSKSLGNTIVPEEVIKQYGADILRLWVAQTDYTADQRIGPEILKGTADSYRRLRNTMRFLLGSLSDFTEDQRVEPADMPELEQWVLHRLAELDHKVRDGYQTFDFQGVFSAVFNFATVDLSAFYFDVRKDALYCDGDTLNARAARTVLDILFHRLTTWLAPVLVFTMEEVWLEKYPGAGSSIHLQDIPNTPADWLNEPLAAKWSKIRQARRVVTAALEVQRTDKVIGASLEAAPVVHVRDSEALEALNSVNFADVCITSDIQLTSDPAPAEAFRMPEVDGVSVVFEKAEGGKCQRCWKILPDVGNHAHDGVCGRCDSALG, from the coding sequence ATGTGCGCCGACACGCCTCAGACGCCTGACTACAAAGACACCCTGAACCTGCCCAAAACCGCCTTTCCAATGCGTGCGGGCCTGCCCAAACGCGAGCCTGCCTGGCTGGAACGCTGGGCGGAGATCGGGGTCTATGACCGCTTGCGCGAGAAGGCTGCCGCGGCCAAGGGCACTGACGGCGCGCGCCGGCCCTTCACCCTGCATGACGGCCCGCCCTATGCCAACGGCCACCTGCACATCGGCCACGCGCTGAACAAGACCATCAAGGACATGATCGTGCGCTCGCATCAGATGATGGGCTTTGACGCGCGCTATGTCCCGGGCTGGGACTGCCACGGCCTGCCCATCGAGTGGAAGATCGAGGAGCAGTACCGCAAGAAGGGCAAGAACAAGGACGCGGTGCCGGTGGTTGAGTTCCGCCAGGAATGCCGCGCCTTTGCCGATGCCTGGGTCGATGTCCAGCGCGAAGAGTTCAAACGGATCGGCATCACGGGCAACTGGGATAATCCCTATCTGACCATGAACTACCACGCCGAGGCGGTGATCGCGGATGAGTTCATGAAATTCCTGATGAACGGCACGCTGTATCAGGGCTCGAAACCGGTGATGTGGTCGCCGGTCGAGAAAACCGCGCTGGCCGAAGCCGAGGTCGAGTATCACGACAAGGAAAGCTTCACCATCTGGGTGAAATTCAAGGTCGCCGAGGCCGGCGGCTTTGTTCCCGCTGACGGCGAGGATGCCGATTTTGCCGGCGCCGATGCCGCGCTGGTAGCACAGGATCTGGAAGGCGCCCATGTGGTGATCTGGACCACCACCCCCTGGACCATCCCGTCGAACAAGGCGGTGGTTTACGGCGCTGAGATTGCCTATGGGCTGTACGAGGTCACCGGCACGCCTGAGGAATGCTGGGCCAGCACCGGCGAGCGTTTCCTGCTGGCCGACAACCTGGCCGCTGATGTGTTCAAGCGCGCCCGCCTGGGCGAGGATCAGTACACCCGCCTGCGCGGGGTCTCGGCCGACGAACTGTCCAGCCTGTCGCTGAAGCATCCGCTGGCTGGCGTCGAGGGTTCGAACGGCGAATGGGACGGGATCCGCGATTTCCGCGCCGCGCCCTTCGTGACCGACACCGAAGGCACCGGCTTTGTCCACTGTGCGCCGTCGCACGGGATGGAGGAATTCGAGCTCTACCGGGATCTGGGAATGCTGGAGCAGGTCATCACCTACAACGTGATGGACGACGGCGGTTTCCGCGCCGATCTGCCGTTTTTCGGCGGCAAGTACATCCTCAACCGCAAGGGCGGCGAAGGCGATGCCAACAAGGCGGTGATCGACAAGCTGGCCGAAGTCGGCGGCCTGCTGGCACGCGGCAAGATCAAGCACAGCTACCCGCATTCCTGGCGCTCCAAGGCGCCGATCATCTACCGCAACACGCCGCAGTGGTTTGCCTCTGTCGACCGCAAGCTGGACGACGGCATGGATGAGATGGGCACCAGCATCCGCGAACGCGCGCTGCGTTCGATCGACGAGCTGGTGAAGTGGTGGCCGCAAACCGGCCGTAACCGCCTGCATTCGATGATCGAAAGCCGCCCCGACTGGGTGCTGAGCCGCCAGCGCGCCTGGGGCGTGCCGCTCACCTGTTTCACCAAAAAGGGCGCACTGCCCACCGATGCGGACTTCCTCTTGCGCAATGACGAGGTGAACAAGCGCATCGTCGCCGAGTTCGACGCCCATGGCGCGGACGTTTGGTACCAGGAGGGCTTCAAGGCCAAGGTGCTGGACGGCATCGTTGAGGCGGACGCCTATGATCAGGTGTTCGACGTGCTGGACGTGTGGTTCGATAGCGGTTCGACCCATGCCTTTGTGCTGCGCGACCGCGAGGACGGCACCGAGGACGGCATTGCCGACGTCTATATGGAAGGCACCGACCAGCACCGCGGCTGGTTCCACTCCTCGCTGCTGCAGGCCTGCGGCACCAAGGGGCGCGCGCCGTACCGCAATGTTGTGACGCATGGTTTCACACTGGACGAGAAGGGCATGAAAATGTCCAAATCTCTGGGCAACACCATCGTGCCGGAGGAGGTCATCAAGCAGTACGGTGCCGATATCCTGCGCCTGTGGGTGGCTCAGACCGATTACACCGCAGACCAGCGGATCGGGCCGGAGATCCTGAAAGGCACCGCCGACAGCTACCGCCGCCTGCGCAACACCATGCGCTTCCTGCTGGGCAGCTTGAGCGATTTCACCGAGGATCAGCGCGTGGAGCCGGCGGATATGCCGGAGCTGGAACAGTGGGTGCTGCACCGGCTGGCCGAGCTGGACCACAAGGTGCGCGACGGGTATCAGACCTTTGATTTTCAGGGCGTGTTCTCGGCGGTGTTCAATTTTGCCACCGTGGATCTGTCGGCCTTCTATTTCGACGTCCGCAAGGATGCGCTGTATTGCGACGGCGACACGCTGAACGCCCGTGCTGCGCGCACCGTGCTGGATATCCTGTTCCACCGCCTGACCACCTGGCTGGCACCGGTGCTGGTGTTCACAATGGAAGAGGTCTGGCTGGAGAAGTATCCGGGCGCGGGCAGCTCAATCCACCTGCAGGATATTCCCAACACCCCCGCTGACTGGCTGAATGAGCCGCTGGCGGCGAAATGGTCCAAGATCCGCCAGGCCCGCCGGGTGGTGACAGCAGCCCTGGAGGTGCAGCGCACCGACAAGGTGATCGGCGCCTCGCTGGAAGCCGCGCCGGTGGTGCATGTACGCGATTCCGAGGCGCTGGAGGCGTTGAACTCGGTGAACTTCGCCGATGTCTGCATCACCTCGGACATCCAGCTGACGAGCGATCCCGCCCCGGCCGAAGCGTTCCGCATGCCGGAAGTGGATGGCGTCTCGGTGGTGTTTGAGAAGGCCGAAGGCGGCAAGTGCCAGCGCTGCTGGAAGATCCTCCCTGATGTGGGCAATCACGCCCATGACGGGGTCTGCGGCCGTTGCGACAGCGCGCTGGGATAA
- a CDS encoding YcjF family protein gives MSSKPVLIDLEDETDAPSVTEAPPVPELQAAAAGPPAMEQAARIAARRPSRLARWFWALLVAVIGAMASVAAWDFAAGLIARVPLLGWAVSAGLAVLLLLAFAMALRELAALSRLRRVDTLRHQAEDAADLSAARGFTARLEGFYKGREDLAWHLARLAERQAEVMDGDALLLLAEEELLVPLDALALREVEAAARQVATVTALVPMALADVVAALVSSLRMIRRVAGIYGGRPGFFSSWRLTRAVLAHLAATGAVAAGDDLLEPVLGGSVLSKLSRRFGEGLVNGALSARVGIAAMEVCRPMPFSAQHKPSTRKVVQRALTGLFSKAG, from the coding sequence ATGAGCAGCAAGCCGGTTCTGATTGACCTCGAGGACGAGACGGATGCCCCCTCGGTGACCGAGGCGCCGCCGGTGCCCGAGTTGCAGGCCGCCGCAGCCGGGCCGCCGGCGATGGAACAGGCAGCCCGGATTGCCGCCCGCCGCCCCTCGCGGCTGGCACGCTGGTTCTGGGCGCTGCTGGTTGCGGTTATTGGCGCCATGGCTTCGGTTGCCGCCTGGGATTTTGCGGCCGGGCTGATTGCCCGGGTTCCGCTGCTGGGCTGGGCAGTCAGTGCCGGGCTGGCGGTTCTTCTGCTGCTGGCTTTTGCGATGGCCCTGCGCGAACTTGCGGCGCTGTCCCGGCTGCGGCGCGTCGATACGCTGCGGCATCAGGCCGAGGACGCAGCGGACCTGTCCGCCGCCCGCGGCTTCACCGCCCGGCTGGAGGGGTTTTACAAGGGCCGCGAGGATCTGGCCTGGCACCTGGCCCGGCTGGCAGAGCGCCAGGCCGAGGTGATGGACGGCGACGCCCTGCTGCTGCTGGCAGAGGAGGAACTGCTGGTGCCGCTGGATGCGCTGGCCCTGCGCGAGGTCGAAGCCGCCGCCCGGCAGGTTGCCACGGTGACGGCGCTGGTTCCGATGGCGCTGGCGGATGTGGTGGCAGCACTGGTTTCCTCGCTGCGCATGATCCGCCGGGTGGCGGGGATCTACGGCGGCCGGCCCGGGTTCTTCAGCTCCTGGCGGCTGACCCGGGCGGTGCTGGCGCATCTGGCGGCCACCGGGGCCGTGGCCGCAGGCGATGATCTGCTGGAGCCGGTGCTGGGCGGCTCGGTGCTGTCGAAACTCTCCCGCCGTTTCGGAGAGGGGCTGGTGAATGGCGCATTGTCAGCCAGGGTGGGGATTGCTGCCATGGAAGTCTGCCGCCCGATGCCGTTTTCTGCGCAGCATAAGCCCAGTACCCGCAAGGTGGTGCAGCGGGCGCTGACCGGGCTGTTCTCCAAGGCCGGATAA
- a CDS encoding CDP-alcohol phosphatidyltransferase family protein produces the protein MTPQIRALSVHLLTATGAVFAMLAMLAAADGNWSLMFVWLVVAFAVDGVDGPLARHYHVKRYSPEFDGVLLDLIIDYLTYVFIPAFALFQSGLMAGWTGWFAIIVITFGSAMYFADTRMKTKDNSFAGFPGCWNMLVLVIFALEPSHWTSLILVTLLSVAMFLPLKFIHPVRTMRWRKVSLPMALAWTFFAGWAAWVDFHPASWAHWGLVVTSVYLLFVGIAQQIIPEQRRSASHP, from the coding sequence ATGACACCTCAGATCCGCGCCCTTTCCGTTCATCTGCTGACTGCAACCGGTGCCGTGTTCGCCATGCTGGCGATGCTGGCGGCGGCGGATGGCAACTGGAGCCTGATGTTTGTCTGGCTTGTGGTTGCCTTTGCCGTTGACGGCGTGGATGGCCCGCTGGCGCGGCATTATCACGTCAAACGCTACTCGCCGGAATTCGACGGGGTGCTGCTGGACCTGATCATCGACTACCTGACCTATGTCTTCATTCCCGCCTTTGCGCTGTTCCAATCGGGGCTGATGGCGGGCTGGACCGGCTGGTTTGCCATCATCGTGATCACCTTTGGCAGCGCGATGTATTTCGCCGACACCAGGATGAAGACCAAGGACAATTCCTTTGCCGGCTTTCCCGGCTGCTGGAATATGCTGGTGCTGGTGATCTTTGCCCTGGAGCCGAGCCATTGGACCAGCCTGATCCTGGTGACGCTGCTGTCCGTGGCGATGTTCCTGCCGCTGAAATTCATTCATCCGGTGCGCACCATGCGCTGGCGCAAGGTGTCATTGCCGATGGCGCTGGCCTGGACCTTCTTTGCCGGCTGGGCCGCCTGGGTTGATTTCCACCCCGCCAGCTGGGCGCATTGGGGGCTGGTGGTGACATCGGTCTACCTGCTGTTTGTCGGCATTGCCCAGCAAATCATTCCTGAACAGCGCCGCTCGGCGTCTCATCCTTGA
- a CDS encoding group III truncated hemoglobin gives MTNTETQVPLARFGISAVEIARVVAVFYARVRSHEVLGPVFAAHVADWPEHEDKIARFWRNAILREKSYSGNPMREHVSRPDVKAEHFPLWLGLFHDVLRTELPERTALQWGALADRIGEGFRTGIVAMRQPKDQPPKLF, from the coding sequence ATGACCAACACCGAAACGCAAGTTCCGCTGGCGCGGTTCGGCATCAGCGCCGTGGAGATCGCCCGCGTTGTTGCCGTCTTCTACGCCCGGGTGCGGTCCCATGAGGTGCTCGGCCCGGTCTTTGCCGCCCATGTTGCTGACTGGCCGGAGCATGAAGATAAAATTGCCCGCTTCTGGCGCAATGCGATCTTGCGGGAGAAGAGTTACAGCGGCAATCCGATGCGCGAGCATGTCAGCCGCCCGGATGTGAAAGCGGAGCATTTCCCGCTGTGGCTGGGCCTGTTCCACGATGTGCTGCGGACCGAGCTGCCGGAGCGGACCGCGCTGCAGTGGGGGGCCTTGGCCGACCGCATCGGCGAGGGCTTCCGCACCGGTATCGTGGCGATGCGCCAGCCGAAGGACCAGCCGCCCAAACTGTTCTGA
- a CDS encoding GDCCVxC domain-containing (seleno)protein, with product MPATEPDYPVLISVLSCPACGHETAEEMPQDSCQWFHECPACRALLRPKPGDCCVFCSYGSVPCPPVQTGGTCCG from the coding sequence ATGCCTGCAACCGAACCCGATTACCCGGTCCTGATCAGCGTTCTCAGCTGTCCAGCTTGCGGGCATGAGACCGCTGAAGAAATGCCGCAGGACAGCTGTCAGTGGTTTCATGAATGCCCGGCCTGCCGCGCCTTGCTGCGACCAAAACCCGGTGATTGCTGCGTTTTCTGCTCATACGGCAGTGTCCCCTGCCCGCCGGTTCAGACCGGCGGCACCTGCTGCGGCTAG
- a CDS encoding DUF484 family protein, whose product MSSSSNSASLEDQLREAILAKPDAVLQDQHLMNALVAANERAMGSNVVDLRGIAMERMAARLTRLEDTHRSVIAAAYDNLAGTNLIHRAVLRLLEPEDFAAFLACLEQEMPEILRVQSLALVLETAQPGGAEIERKSGALKLSGPGFTESYAGQPGSQRIVTLRQTQGGSPRVYGQKAEWIRSEACLMLDLGEGRLPGMLVMGSEDPHQFSPMQGTDLLAFFAGVFERAMRCWLS is encoded by the coding sequence ATGAGCAGTTCAAGCAATTCAGCCAGCCTGGAAGACCAGTTGCGCGAGGCGATTCTCGCCAAACCCGATGCGGTGCTGCAAGATCAGCATCTAATGAATGCCCTGGTTGCCGCCAATGAGCGGGCGATGGGCTCCAACGTTGTCGACCTGCGCGGCATCGCGATGGAGCGGATGGCGGCGCGGCTCACCCGGCTGGAAGACACCCACCGCTCGGTCATTGCCGCCGCCTATGACAATCTGGCCGGCACCAACCTCATTCACCGCGCCGTGCTGCGGCTGCTGGAGCCGGAGGACTTCGCCGCCTTTCTGGCCTGCCTGGAACAGGAAATGCCGGAGATCCTGCGGGTGCAGTCGCTGGCGCTGGTGCTGGAAACCGCCCAGCCCGGCGGCGCCGAGATTGAACGCAAGTCCGGCGCCCTGAAGCTGTCAGGCCCCGGCTTTACCGAAAGCTATGCCGGCCAGCCCGGCAGCCAGCGCATTGTGACCCTGCGCCAGACCCAGGGCGGCAGCCCGCGTGTCTACGGCCAGAAAGCGGAGTGGATCCGCTCCGAGGCCTGCCTGATGCTGGACCTGGGCGAGGGCCGCCTGCCCGGCATGCTGGTGATGGGCTCGGAAGACCCGCATCAGTTCTCGCCGATGCAGGGCACCGATCTGCTGGCGTTTTTCGCCGGCGTCTTTGAACGCGCGATGCGCTGCTGGCTGTCATGA